A stretch of the Haloarcula ordinaria genome encodes the following:
- a CDS encoding 30S ribosomal protein S3, translated as MADELQFIEDGLQRTQIDEFFADELGRAGYGGMDVAKTPMGTQIVLKAEKPGMVIGKGGKNIRKITTELEERFDLDDPQIDVQEVDEPDLNARIVADRLANALERGWYFRKAGHTTIDRIMESGALGAEIVLSGKVTGARSRVEKFNRGYIKHNGEPAEEIVDSGVGVAVMKLGTIGVRVKIIPPNAELPDDFEIYEDADVEDYVADTEGESVEELLEGEPEEADAEAPEAVDETAAEPADDVDAEEVLDEEIVEEEVEVPTDDDVEDVDVDELEDAVDEELDEDVEAEAEELMDEMDDADEESADDEEDDDE; from the coding sequence ATGGCCGACGAACTCCAGTTCATCGAGGACGGGCTCCAGCGGACCCAGATCGACGAGTTCTTCGCAGACGAACTCGGTCGCGCCGGCTACGGCGGCATGGACGTCGCCAAGACGCCGATGGGCACGCAGATCGTCCTCAAAGCCGAGAAGCCAGGGATGGTCATCGGCAAGGGCGGGAAGAACATCCGGAAGATCACGACGGAACTCGAGGAGCGGTTCGACCTCGACGACCCCCAGATCGACGTCCAGGAAGTGGACGAGCCGGACCTCAACGCCCGCATCGTCGCGGACCGACTGGCCAACGCCCTAGAGCGTGGCTGGTACTTCCGCAAGGCCGGACACACCACCATCGACCGCATCATGGAGTCCGGCGCGCTGGGTGCCGAGATCGTCCTCTCCGGGAAGGTCACGGGCGCCCGCTCCCGCGTCGAGAAGTTCAACCGCGGCTACATCAAACACAACGGCGAACCCGCCGAGGAGATCGTCGACAGCGGCGTCGGCGTCGCGGTGATGAAGCTGGGCACCATCGGTGTCCGGGTCAAGATCATCCCGCCCAACGCGGAGCTTCCCGACGACTTCGAAATCTACGAGGACGCCGATGTCGAGGACTACGTCGCCGACACCGAGGGCGAATCCGTCGAGGAACTCCTCGAAGGCGAACCCGAGGAAGCCGACGCCGAGGCCCCCGAAGCCGTCGACGAGACGGCAGCGGAGCCGGCCGACGACGTCGACGCCGAGGAGGTCCTCGACGAGGAGATCGTCGAGGAAGAGGTCGAAGTCCCGACCGACGACGACGTGGAAGACGTCGACGTCGACGAGCTCGAAGACGCCGTCGACGAGGAACTCGACGAGGACGTCGAGGCCGAAGCCGAGGAACTGATGGACGAGATGGACGACGCGGACGAGGAGTCCGCAGACGACGAGGAGGATGACGACGAATGA
- the rpmC gene encoding 50S ribosomal protein L29 has product MTVLHVQEVRDMTPAEREAELEDLKTELLNARAVQAAGGAPDNPGRISELRRAVARIKTIQREEGDLQEDE; this is encoded by the coding sequence ATGACCGTCCTCCACGTCCAGGAGGTCCGCGACATGACCCCCGCCGAGCGAGAGGCGGAGCTCGAGGACCTCAAGACGGAACTGCTGAACGCCCGCGCCGTGCAGGCGGCGGGTGGCGCCCCGGACAACCCGGGCCGCATCAGCGAGCTGCGACGAGCCGTCGCCCGCATCAAGACGATTCAGCGGGAAGAAGGCGACCTGCAGGAGGACGAATAA
- a CDS encoding ribonuclease P protein component 1 — MPLTPETLPRHELVGLDVEVVAASNPDVVGLAGRVVSETTRTLAIEGADRVWRVPKDSATFAFDLDSGETVRVDGERLVARPARRTENTGDSQWR, encoded by the coding sequence ATGCCACTGACACCCGAGACGCTCCCCCGACACGAACTCGTCGGCCTCGACGTCGAGGTCGTCGCGGCGTCCAACCCGGACGTCGTCGGGCTCGCCGGCCGCGTCGTCAGCGAGACGACCCGGACGCTGGCAATCGAAGGAGCCGACCGGGTGTGGCGCGTGCCGAAGGACAGCGCGACGTTCGCGTTCGACCTCGACTCGGGCGAAACCGTCCGAGTGGATGGCGAGCGACTCGTCGCCCGTCCCGCTCGACGCACAGAGAACACAGGAGATTCACAATGGCGCTAG
- a CDS encoding 30S ribosomal protein S17: MALGLNVQEPEETCADQNCPFHGELSVRGQTLDGEVVSTDMQKTVVVEREYDVKVPKYDRYMKRRSRIPAHAPECLELEVGDTVTVAECRPLSKTKSHVVVGVVADEQDGDA; this comes from the coding sequence ATGGCGCTAGGACTGAACGTACAGGAACCGGAGGAGACCTGTGCCGACCAGAACTGTCCCTTCCACGGAGAGCTCTCCGTGCGAGGACAGACACTGGACGGCGAGGTCGTCTCCACCGATATGCAGAAGACCGTCGTCGTCGAGCGAGAGTACGACGTGAAGGTGCCCAAATACGACCGCTACATGAAGCGGCGTAGCCGGATTCCGGCCCACGCACCCGAATGCCTCGAACTCGAAGTCGGCGACACGGTCACAGTAGCAGAGTGTCGACCGCTCTCGAAGACGAAGAGCCACGTCGTCGTCGGCGTGGTCGCGGACGAACAGGACGGTGATGCGTGA
- a CDS encoding 50S ribosomal protein L14 — protein MEALGADVTQGLAKGSLITCADNTGARELKVISVHGYSGTKNRHPKAGLGDKITVSVTKGTPEMRRQVLEAVVVRQRKPIRRPDGTRVKFEDNAAVIVDENEDPRGTELKGPIAREVAERFGSVASAATMIV, from the coding sequence ATGGAAGCGCTCGGCGCAGACGTCACGCAGGGCCTCGCGAAGGGCTCGCTCATCACGTGTGCCGACAACACGGGCGCACGCGAGCTCAAGGTCATCTCCGTCCACGGCTACTCGGGGACGAAGAATCGGCACCCGAAGGCCGGCCTGGGCGACAAGATCACGGTGTCGGTCACCAAGGGGACGCCCGAGATGCGTCGCCAGGTGCTCGAGGCCGTCGTCGTCCGCCAGCGAAAGCCCATCCGCCGACCCGACGGCACCCGCGTCAAGTTCGAAGACAACGCGGCCGTCATCGTCGACGAGAACGAGGACCCCCGCGGGACCGAACTCAAGGGGCCCATCGCTCGGGAAGTCGCAGAGCGATTCGGGAGTGTCGCGTCCGCCGCGACGATGATCGTATAG
- the rplX gene encoding 50S ribosomal protein L24, whose translation MSEQPHKQRTSQRRASLHEKHKQVRATLSDELREEYDQRNVRVNAGDTVEVLRGDYAGEDGEVINVDLKKAVIHVEGVTLEKTDGEEVPRPLDTSNVRVTDLDTEDSKRVVRLESEDDSA comes from the coding sequence ATGAGTGAGCAACCACACAAACAGCGAACGAGTCAACGACGCGCCTCGCTGCACGAGAAGCACAAGCAGGTGCGGGCGACGCTCTCGGACGAGCTCCGCGAGGAGTACGACCAGCGCAACGTCCGCGTCAACGCCGGTGACACGGTGGAAGTGCTTCGCGGTGACTACGCCGGCGAAGATGGCGAAGTCATCAACGTCGACCTCAAGAAAGCCGTCATCCACGTCGAGGGCGTGACCCTCGAGAAGACGGATGGCGAAGAGGTCCCCCGGCCGCTGGACACCTCCAACGTCCGCGTGACGGACCTCGACACCGAGGACTCGAAGCGAGTCGTGCGTCTCGAATCGGAGGATGATTCCGCATGA
- a CDS encoding 30S ribosomal protein S4e, translated as MSNHQKRLSVPNSWPVERKTATFTVKAGAGPHGESGVPLLIVLRDVLGYADNRKEARYALNEDNVRINGKAVSDEERPVGMFDILAFTEREEYYRVFPGEGGRLALTAIEADAAESRLGKIVSKTHVADGEVQLGLHDGSTLVVEDDQTYSGGDSIVVDNESGDIVAHFVYEEGALVTAVDGTHAGEIGTVDEIQVTPGSAQNNVLVAQDDGEGFETIEEYVVVIDENFTGDSDDESETVSGEAANEGDDDE; from the coding sequence ATGAGCAACCACCAGAAACGCCTCTCGGTGCCAAACAGTTGGCCCGTAGAGCGCAAGACAGCCACGTTCACGGTCAAGGCCGGCGCCGGCCCGCACGGTGAGTCGGGGGTTCCCCTGCTCATCGTCCTGCGGGACGTGCTCGGCTACGCCGACAACCGCAAGGAAGCGCGCTACGCGCTCAACGAGGACAACGTCCGCATCAACGGGAAGGCCGTCTCCGACGAGGAACGCCCCGTCGGGATGTTCGACATCCTGGCCTTCACCGAGCGCGAGGAGTACTACCGGGTCTTCCCCGGCGAGGGCGGTCGACTGGCGCTGACGGCCATCGAGGCCGACGCCGCCGAGTCCCGTCTCGGGAAGATCGTCAGCAAGACCCACGTCGCCGACGGCGAGGTCCAGCTCGGACTCCACGACGGGTCGACGCTCGTCGTCGAGGACGACCAGACCTACTCCGGCGGCGACTCCATCGTCGTCGACAACGAGTCCGGCGACATCGTCGCCCACTTCGTCTACGAGGAGGGCGCGCTCGTCACGGCCGTCGACGGCACCCACGCCGGCGAAATCGGTACGGTCGACGAGATTCAGGTCACGCCCGGCTCCGCACAGAACAACGTCCTGGTCGCCCAGGACGACGGCGAGGGCTTCGAGACCATCGAGGAGTACGTCGTCGTCATCGACGAGAACTTCACAGGCGATTCGGACGACGAATCGGAAACCGTGAGCGGCGAAGCCGCGAACGAGGGTGATGACGATGAGTAG
- a CDS encoding 50S ribosomal protein L5, with the protein MSSETGSGADFHEMREPRIEKVVVHMGIGHGGRDLANAEDILGQITGQTPVRTKAKRTVGEFDIREGDPIGAKVTLRDATAASFLETALPLADLKSTQFDDTGNFSFGVEEHTEFPSQEYDPSIGIYGLDVTVNLVRPGYRVAKRDKASRSIPSNHRLNPDDAVAFVESTFDVEVSE; encoded by the coding sequence ATGAGTAGTGAAACGGGATCTGGCGCCGACTTCCACGAGATGCGCGAACCGCGCATCGAGAAGGTCGTCGTCCACATGGGCATCGGCCACGGTGGCCGCGACCTGGCCAACGCCGAGGACATCCTCGGCCAGATTACCGGCCAGACGCCCGTCCGAACGAAGGCAAAGCGGACCGTCGGCGAGTTCGACATCCGCGAGGGCGACCCCATCGGCGCGAAGGTCACACTGCGTGACGCGACCGCCGCTTCGTTCCTCGAGACTGCGCTGCCGCTCGCCGACCTCAAGTCGACGCAGTTCGACGACACCGGCAACTTCAGCTTCGGCGTCGAGGAACACACTGAGTTCCCGAGCCAGGAGTACGACCCGAGCATCGGAATCTACGGGCTGGACGTCACCGTCAACCTCGTCCGCCCCGGCTACCGCGTCGCCAAGCGAGACAAGGCGTCCCGGTCGATTCCCTCGAACCATCGACTCAACCCCGACGACGCCGTCGCGTTCGTCGAGTCGACCTTCGACGTGGAGGTGAGCGAATGA
- a CDS encoding 30S ribosomal protein S14: MSESETQDEPDADTEAERTGQLESCQRCGRQQGLVGKYDIWLCRQCFREISRGMGFKKYS, encoded by the coding sequence ATGAGCGAAAGTGAAACACAGGACGAGCCCGACGCCGACACAGAGGCAGAACGGACCGGCCAGCTCGAGTCCTGCCAGCGCTGCGGGCGCCAGCAGGGACTCGTCGGCAAGTACGACATCTGGCTGTGTCGCCAGTGCTTCCGCGAGATCTCGCGGGGAATGGGCTTCAAGAAGTACAGCTAA
- a CDS encoding 30S ribosomal protein S8 has product MTGNDPFANALSAINNAESVGHLEQTVSPASNEIGSVLEVFYDRGYIDGFTFVDDGKAGEFEVELKGAINECGPVKPRYSAGADEFEKWEKRFLPARDYGTLVVTTSHGIMSHYEAREEGVGGQVIAYVY; this is encoded by the coding sequence ATGACAGGAAACGACCCATTCGCCAACGCGCTGTCGGCCATCAACAACGCCGAGAGCGTCGGGCATCTGGAGCAGACTGTATCGCCCGCCTCGAACGAAATCGGCTCCGTCCTCGAGGTCTTCTACGACCGCGGGTACATCGACGGGTTCACCTTCGTCGACGACGGCAAAGCCGGCGAGTTCGAGGTCGAACTGAAAGGTGCCATCAACGAGTGTGGCCCGGTCAAGCCCCGCTACTCAGCAGGGGCCGACGAGTTCGAGAAGTGGGAGAAGCGATTCCTCCCCGCCCGTGACTACGGGACCCTCGTCGTCACGACCAGCCACGGCATCATGAGCCACTACGAGGCTCGTGAGGAAGGCGTCGGTGGCCAAGTCATCGCGTACGTGTACTAA
- a CDS encoding 50S ribosomal protein L6, whose protein sequence is MPRVELQIPEDVSAEMDHLDVTVDGPNGTVTRRLWYPDIDVSVDGDTVVIESEEDDAKTMSTMGTFESHIENMFHGVTEGWEYEMEVFYSHFPMQVNVEGDEVVIENFLGERAARRTTIHGDTEVQIDGEELTLTGSDIEAVGQTAADIEQLTRVNDKDVRVFQDGVYITQKPSRGDA, encoded by the coding sequence ATGCCACGAGTAGAACTGCAGATTCCGGAGGACGTGTCCGCCGAGATGGACCACCTCGACGTCACCGTCGACGGTCCCAACGGCACAGTCACACGTCGGCTCTGGTACCCCGACATCGACGTCTCCGTCGACGGCGACACCGTCGTCATCGAGTCCGAAGAGGACGACGCGAAGACGATGTCGACGATGGGTACCTTCGAGAGCCACATCGAGAACATGTTCCACGGCGTGACCGAGGGCTGGGAGTACGAGATGGAAGTCTTCTACTCTCACTTCCCCATGCAGGTCAACGTCGAAGGTGACGAAGTCGTCATCGAGAACTTCCTCGGCGAGCGCGCCGCCCGTCGGACTACCATCCACGGGGACACCGAGGTCCAGATCGACGGCGAGGAACTCACCCTGACGGGCTCGGACATCGAGGCCGTCGGCCAGACCGCCGCGGACATCGAACAGCTCACCCGCGTCAACGACAAGGACGTCCGGGTGTTCCAGGACGGGGTGTACATCACCCAGAAACCGTCGCGAGGTGACGCCTGA